Proteins encoded within one genomic window of Gallus gallus isolate bGalGal1 chromosome 1, bGalGal1.mat.broiler.GRCg7b, whole genome shotgun sequence:
- the LOC121109212 gene encoding uncharacterized protein LOC121109212 has product MAAAEAWTCPVCREARRDVAYATPCNHQFCLGCIQRWAMLKTSCPLCRTAMRTIKVSVWGDEHHVECVVSPPAVPLPAQFHHGSTTRPSGTAAHAPSSGPLPPQQRAAGPQRSVRVGGLLPQEWAAAFRERRHILDPVLPGLHQKLSAIHGIPWWQVRSTESLFLCCLCQLGLDRDAMARCIEPSVGPIATPIINWLTDTIVSLCGREVRRMWGLEDESTAGGQEDSPTASSPQTTLAPSSSEGPSAEEIPGTSSRALHGGAAQLPAAPSPREQQQPRDEQGQEAAGPSAQRCSCSAPGRGRKRSAGGPRRPTKRRASSTQRAPQPCKRPPPRRL; this is encoded by the coding sequence ATGGCCGCAGCAGAGGCATGGACGTGTCCTGTCTGCCGTGAGGCACGACGGGACGTGGCGTATGCAACACCGTGCAACCATCAGTTCTGCCTCGGCTGCATCCAGCGGTGGGCCATGCTGAAAACCAGCTGCCCGCTCTGCAGGACAGCCATGAGGACCATCAAGGTCTCCGTGTGGGGAGATGAACATCACGTCGAGTGCGTCGTCTCCCCACCCGCAGTGCCGCTCCCTGCCCAATTCCACCACGGCAGCACCACCCGCCCCAGCGGCACTGCGGCACACGCTCCATCCTCTGGGCCGCTGCCGCcacagcagagggctgcagggccacAGAGGAGCGTGAGAGTGGGCGGCCTCCTGCCGCAGGAGTGGGCGGCAGCGTTCAGGGAGCGACGCCACATCCTCGACCCCGTGCTGCCCGGCCTGCACCAGAAGCTCTCCGCCATCCATGGGATCCCGTGGTGGCAGGTCAGGTCCACCGagagcctgttcctgtgctgccTGTGTCAGCTGGGGCTGGACAGGGATGCCATGGCCCGGTGCATAGAGCCCAGCGTGGGACCCATCGCCACGCCAATCATCAACTGGCTCACTGACACCATCGTCAGCCTCTGTGGCCGGGAGGTGCGCAGGATGTGGGGCCTCGAGGACGAGAGCACTGCCGGGGGGCAGGAGGACAGCCCCACGGCTTCCTCCCCACAGACAACCCTcgcccccagcagctctgagggTCCCAGTGCCGAGGAGATCCCCGGCACATCCAGCAGAGCCCTTCACGGGGGTGCCGCTcagctccccgccgcccccagccccagggagcagcagcagccccgtgACGAGCaggggcaggaggcagcagggcccAGTGCCCAgcgctgcagctgctcagctccaggCCGGGGCAGGAAGCGCTCTGCTGGGGGGCCCCGGCGCCCCACGAAGAGGAGGGCCAGCAGCACCCAAcgtgctccccagccctgcaagaGGCCGCCCCCACGGCGCCTCTAG